The Chthoniobacterales bacterium region GCTCGGTGGTGTTAACCACGGTTGTCTCTGTAACCACTTCACTTCCAACGGGTTCCTCGGGAGTTACATACGACTCAGTGACGGGCTGGACTTCGGCCTTCGGTGCTGACAGTTCAGCCTGCTCCCCGGGAGTGAGGAGAAGGTAGGTTTCGAGCCGGCGCGACTCGGTTTTCCATTGCTCGACGGCTTCCGGGTTGTTGGTCGTCTCGATGTTGCTTTTGTATTCCTGAAAGCTCATCCGGCGGCTGAAACGCTCCTCGTATTCCTTGTGCAGCGCGGGCTGGAACGAGTGGTGATTGGTTGGGCCAAAGATTTTGCCGGTGAGCCGGCTGCGGGCGACAGAGGCAAAATTTCCCTTGATCTCGGGGGCTTCCGTTACTTCGACGCGGAAGAAATTTTTCCAGAGTTCCTGAAAGGCGATGCTCTCCAGGCGTCCGCGCTCGGTGGCGAAATGAGAGGTGTTTTGCAGCTTGAACAGCTTCGACTCCGGCAGTGGTTTGATGACAACATGATGACGCTCAGGACGTTGCAGGAACATTTTTGCGACGCCAAAAAGCGGATAGGCAATCGGGGCCGACTTGAGTTGCTCGGTGACTTTTTCGAGGGCGTGCTGCTCGGGCAGGAAGGTGATGGAGACCTTGGCCGGACGTTCCTCGGGCTGCGGCGGGCGCTGTTCCTGTCGGCGGTCGGGCGGACCATTGCGGCGGTCGCGGTTATCTGGACGACCCGAGTCACGGCGCGGTCCGCGATTTTCCGGAGGCCGGCTGCTTGGATTACTCTGCGGAGGACGAGAACCTCCGCCGCCCTGTGGACCCGAGGGACGCTGCGAATTGCGGCTGTTTTGATCGCGTCCGCCGCCGCCACCTTGGGCGGGACGTGGGCCGCGTCGGAAATCACCACCGCCATCGCGGCCACCCCGGCGCGGGGCACGATCTTCGCCGTCGAAGTTGGCGTAATTGGCCGGGGCGCTGTTTTCCTCTTTCAACCAGGAAGGCAAGAAACGGAGGTCGAGCGCATTGGACTCGGGGGCGGAATTTTCGGGGTCACTCATAACGGAAAGGGCGGTTGGGGCAACGAGGTTAACGGACAATCCGGGGAAAGGCGTGCGAAAAAGATGGGAAACCCGAAAATTTATATGTTGCCAAGGTGCCGGTTCGTTATTAAGCGTAGCCCCTGCCAATTAAACCCTAGAATTTAAACACCCTAAAAACATTATGTCGGACAAAACAGTCGAAGAAAAAGTAAAAGACATCATCGTCGAGCAACTCGGCGTCAATCCAGAGCAAGTCGTCACCTCGGCTTCCTTCATTGAAGACCTCGGTGCGGATTCCCTCGATACGGTGGAATTGGTCATGGCTTTCGAAGAAGAATTCAACGTCGAAGTCCCTGACGAAGACGCTGAAAAACTTCAGAGCGTGGGCGATGTCGTCAAATACATCGAAGAGAAGGCCAAATAAAGTTTTCTAAAAGATCATCATTTGAAAAAGGCACGGCTTCGGTCGTGCCTTTTTTATTGGGCAAATGGGCTAGAGCCACTCCTTCAGCTTGTCGGCGAATTTGTTGTAAATGAAGCCGAGCGAGAGCAGAACCACGCCGAGAACAATGAAACTCAGGATCTGGAAAATGAGGTCGAGCCCCCAGATATCGTGCAGGAAAACACGCCCAATCGCCAGCGCCAGAACGCCGAAGCCGCAGAGCCGGTAAGTGCGTTCGCGAATGGCGAGCCCCAGACCAAGCGCGGCGGCTCCGATGAGGGCCCAGGCGAGGGTTTTTGGAAATGGGGAGCCACTAAAATCGAGCCAGCGGCTGATGACGGCGACGAAAAGCGCAAAGAAAACAATCTGGCCGATGTGCCACGGATCGCGGGTCTTTTGATGCTGCCACCAATGGGTCAGGAACAGCAAAATCGCCAGCAGCGCGAGGAAGATTACGCCGATGATCGGAGTCTGACTCGTCTCTAATAGATATGGAACCGCGACGTTCAGGATCAGAAGCTGGCTCGTGCTGGATAATTCCGGCAAGCGAATCGCCCAGCCGAGGGCCAGCAGGAGAACCACCGCCGTCAGTTGTTCGGGAATGACTCCGAAATGGATCGGCAGAAGCAGGGAAAGTTTCCAGACCGCCAGCGCGCAATAACCGACCGCGGGCAAGTTCCATGTCGATGGAGCTTTTTTCCAGTTTCGGCTCAGCCATCCATCGACGATCAGCAAACTGAAAAGCGCCCAACTGGTCACCGCATTGTTGGTGAAGTCGGTCGAAAACGCCAAGAGCGTCACCGCCCCGGCGCTGAGTTCGCGAATCCAGCCGTGGCGGCCATTCATTCCGCAGAGCAAAACCGTCCCCTGGATGGTGAGCGCGAGCGTCAGTTGATCGCCATGCAACTCGGTCAGCAGCCCGTAAGTCAGCACGCCGAGGCCTTGCGCGAGATAGGCGCCATCAAGGAACAAATCGCCGCTCTCGCGCCGCCTGGCCAGCCAGGCGAGCAGGAGCAGAATCGCACCGAACCCGAGCGAAAAACGGCCCGTCCATTCCGGGTGCTGTGAGTGCAGCAGTTGGAAAACGAGACCGTAAAAGGCGGCATTGTTCACCGTCAGAAAGGGCGTTCTTTCCTTCGATGAAAACGCTTCCGCCCGACTCAGAAAAACGGCGGCGGTGAATAGAATCCAGTAGCCCAAAA contains the following coding sequences:
- a CDS encoding acyl carrier protein, translated to MSDKTVEEKVKDIIVEQLGVNPEQVVTSASFIEDLGADSLDTVELVMAFEEEFNVEVPDEDAEKLQSVGDVVKYIEEKAK
- a CDS encoding DUF2339 domain-containing protein — encoded protein: MADLSPDELQGILREQNELRLRLAALDRKIETLTTASPPPLPVASAPAPLIPNSTVVSAAPSTVAKPSWEFQLGTVWLVRIGIVILLTGLVFLGNYAYHHILPQLSPWVKLAVLYFLGGGLAWFGARLEKNTEALRNYGRVLLAGGAALIYYTTYGATFVRQLHVIDNPLVGGFLLLGIGAVVVWLAEKRQAQSVALTAILLSYYTSAINPLGWFSLYSSLILTGAAVYFLLRHRWTMVSFLSLAGTYGSYIFWRWDRPMEAIWPAAGFLLGYWILFTAAVFLSRAEAFSSKERTPFLTVNNAAFYGLVFQLLHSQHPEWTGRFSLGFGAILLLLAWLARRRESGDLFLDGAYLAQGLGVLTYGLLTELHGDQLTLALTIQGTVLLCGMNGRHGWIRELSAGAVTLLAFSTDFTNNAVTSWALFSLLIVDGWLSRNWKKAPSTWNLPAVGYCALAVWKLSLLLPIHFGVIPEQLTAVVLLLALGWAIRLPELSSTSQLLILNVAVPYLLETSQTPIIGVIFLALLAILLFLTHWWQHQKTRDPWHIGQIVFFALFVAVISRWLDFSGSPFPKTLAWALIGAAALGLGLAIRERTYRLCGFGVLALAIGRVFLHDIWGLDLIFQILSFIVLGVVLLSLGFIYNKFADKLKEWL